Genomic segment of Pseudomonadota bacterium:
ATTCTTTGTCCCGTCACCCGTATGAGCGTCAAAATCCAGGATAAAGGCCGATTTGATCAAGCCCTGTTCGCGTAACCGCAGCAGTGCAATGGCCATATTGCAGAAAACGCAGTACCCCCAGTTTGTATCTCTGGATGCATGATGTCCCGGTGGACGTATACATGCAAAAGAAGGCTCCCCGTCAATACAGGATTCTGATGCCATAATAGCCCCGCCTGCGGACAGCAGCGCCATCTCGTAACACTTTTCATTGTTCTTTTCCTTCTCTATCATCTCTGCCGAATGACATCTCTGAATATCCTTGATCGAAGCTGGTTGAGGTTCAATGAAAACATATTTTCCATTCGCAGTTAATTTATCCATAATTGATTCCATTCTGCCGGG
This window contains:
- a CDS encoding histone deacetylase family protein codes for the protein MKIIFHKKFYSSDYADDGASVPGRMESIMDKLTANGKYVFIEPQPASIKDIQRCHSAEMIEKEKNNEKCYEMALLSAGGAIMASESCIDGEPSFACIRPPGHHASRDTNWGYCVFCNMAIALLRLREQGLIKSAFILDFDAHTGDGTKN